A region of Alteromonadaceae bacterium 2753L.S.0a.02 DNA encodes the following proteins:
- a CDS encoding multidrug efflux pump subunit AcrB, producing the protein MNGIIRWFIDNPIAANLLMLAMLIGGWVGSGVVKKETFPAYTGNIIEINMAYPGAGPAEVEQQIVVRIEEAISDLPGIFQITSESQESFGSVNVDVTEGYDVRELLNDIKGRIDSINTFPISAERPVIRQQVQRQFLMWAAIYGDAELRELKRLGYQIRDEMSLLEGVSEVRIIGLKDDEVSIELSEDILRQYNLTFDEVAAAIRQSSINVPAGMIRSKDGDIQIQTRSQAFDYDDFAEIVVRGERDGKQLLLGDIAVIKDGFTENENSFIMNGKPGLNLEIKMSDDPMLFEGTAAAKAYVEEFQKILPEGVIFKVNFESKSIFDNRFNLLKDNALGGLVLVFIILMLFLRPMLALWVVAGIATTFAGAIWLLPYFHVSINMLSMFAFIMVLGIVVDDAIIVGESVYRHQQRGEKGRLAAFTGTISVLKPVNLAVISTIMFFLPMIDVPSDVLVYTESIFYVVMLCLLFSLVESIFILPSHLSHMKPEKTSRFALVRQLEKIRHRFSDGLENIAKYKYLPLLKVFMRHKASTFVGFAFVFAIALTVVFSGWLNMRPFPSVPNNFIIVNVGFAPGTAFERTKGVADRILKYAESLNDDPELLKLNNGQPFIREVNRSLNNTYTSVFVGLTEPEVRTITVDQVADKLRKLIGPLPEAQSYSLSGAMSGGGPEITLNLSMLENRQELQQIAVNDVVAALSSYPGVFNVRSNLDSERTEIDVQLKPNAENLGITVGQVARQVRQGFYGEEIQRIPRAKEDVKVMLRYLEAERETLDTLEQIRIRTNDGREIPISAVADVQLVPGASTIRRVDRRRNITITAEVEDEHDPSKIVDEMLDSNLTAWKEKYSGLSLSTDGGLRTQAQFGENFGVNFLKVFLLVTAFFMIAFRSLFQPFLVMLAVPFGFVGAVIGHLLFGADISFYSMFGLLACSGVVVNDNLVLLERINTLRERGEPLLDAVMNAGVDRFRPIVLTSITTFVGLMPILAERSIQAEFLKPMVISLSFGVAFSSVVTLILVPCGYYSWEQLMAYIARVLGRSKSHTEPEVSGKVQ; encoded by the coding sequence ATGAACGGAATCATACGCTGGTTTATCGATAACCCCATAGCTGCAAATTTATTGATGTTAGCAATGTTGATTGGCGGATGGGTTGGCTCAGGTGTAGTAAAAAAAGAAACATTTCCCGCTTATACGGGGAATATTATCGAAATAAATATGGCGTATCCGGGTGCCGGGCCTGCCGAAGTAGAGCAACAGATTGTTGTTAGAATTGAAGAAGCGATCTCCGATTTGCCCGGTATTTTCCAGATAACCTCCGAGTCGCAGGAAAGTTTTGGTTCCGTTAATGTTGATGTCACAGAAGGTTATGATGTTCGCGAACTGTTAAATGACATTAAAGGACGAATTGATTCGATCAACACCTTCCCTATCTCTGCCGAGCGGCCTGTGATTCGTCAGCAAGTACAACGTCAGTTTTTAATGTGGGCGGCCATATACGGTGATGCTGAACTTCGTGAGTTAAAACGCCTGGGGTATCAAATTCGCGATGAAATGTCGCTTCTCGAAGGAGTCTCAGAAGTTCGAATTATCGGTTTGAAAGACGATGAAGTAAGTATTGAGCTTTCCGAAGACATATTGCGACAGTACAACTTAACATTCGATGAAGTCGCCGCGGCTATTCGACAGTCTTCCATTAACGTTCCCGCAGGTATGATTCGCTCAAAAGATGGCGACATTCAAATTCAAACCCGCTCGCAAGCGTTCGATTATGACGATTTTGCGGAAATTGTGGTGCGTGGTGAACGCGATGGCAAACAACTTTTGTTAGGTGATATCGCAGTAATTAAAGATGGATTTACCGAGAACGAAAATTCTTTCATTATGAATGGCAAACCGGGTTTGAATCTCGAAATTAAAATGAGTGACGACCCCATGCTGTTTGAAGGCACGGCGGCAGCAAAAGCCTATGTGGAAGAATTTCAGAAAATATTGCCTGAAGGGGTTATTTTTAAAGTTAATTTTGAGTCCAAAAGTATTTTCGATAATCGTTTTAATTTGTTGAAAGATAATGCACTGGGTGGTCTGGTGCTGGTGTTTATTATATTAATGTTGTTTTTACGCCCTATGTTGGCGCTGTGGGTGGTTGCCGGAATCGCAACAACATTTGCCGGTGCGATTTGGTTGTTGCCGTACTTTCATGTCTCCATCAACATGTTATCGATGTTCGCTTTCATTATGGTGCTGGGCATTGTTGTTGATGATGCAATTATCGTTGGTGAGAGTGTTTACAGACACCAGCAGCGCGGTGAAAAAGGTCGTTTGGCGGCTTTTACCGGTACAATTTCGGTTTTGAAACCGGTCAACCTGGCTGTGATCAGTACCATCATGTTCTTCCTACCAATGATCGACGTACCTTCGGATGTGCTGGTATACACTGAGTCGATTTTCTATGTCGTGATGCTGTGTTTACTCTTTTCTCTGGTGGAGTCAATATTTATATTGCCATCGCACTTAAGCCACATGAAGCCTGAGAAAACCAGTCGATTTGCTTTGGTTCGACAATTGGAAAAAATCCGACATCGGTTTTCTGATGGTTTGGAGAATATTGCCAAGTATAAATATCTGCCATTGTTAAAAGTCTTTATGAGGCATAAAGCCAGCACTTTTGTGGGTTTTGCTTTCGTATTTGCCATCGCGCTTACGGTGGTGTTCAGTGGATGGTTAAACATGCGACCATTCCCGAGTGTGCCGAATAATTTCATTATCGTTAATGTTGGTTTCGCACCGGGGACAGCGTTCGAGCGAACTAAAGGCGTTGCTGATCGTATTTTAAAATACGCAGAATCGTTAAATGATGACCCTGAGCTACTCAAGCTCAACAATGGTCAACCGTTTATCCGCGAGGTGAATCGCAGCCTAAACAATACTTATACCAGTGTTTTTGTAGGGCTAACTGAGCCGGAAGTGCGCACAATTACTGTTGATCAGGTTGCTGATAAATTAAGAAAACTCATCGGGCCGCTTCCCGAGGCACAAAGTTATTCGCTTAGCGGAGCTATGAGCGGTGGCGGGCCTGAGATCACATTAAATCTGAGCATGCTTGAAAACCGCCAGGAGTTACAACAAATTGCTGTTAACGATGTTGTCGCAGCACTTTCGAGCTATCCCGGGGTATTTAATGTGCGTTCAAACCTGGATTCGGAGCGCACTGAAATTGATGTGCAGTTAAAACCCAATGCTGAGAATCTCGGTATTACTGTCGGCCAGGTGGCACGTCAAGTGCGCCAGGGTTTTTACGGCGAGGAGATTCAACGTATTCCACGCGCTAAAGAAGACGTTAAAGTGATGTTGCGCTACCTTGAGGCGGAACGGGAAACCTTGGATACCCTGGAGCAAATTCGAATTCGTACCAATGATGGTCGCGAGATTCCCATCAGTGCAGTCGCTGACGTACAGCTGGTACCCGGCGCGAGCACCATAAGGCGAGTCGATCGCCGCCGTAATATTACAATTACAGCCGAAGTCGAAGATGAGCACGACCCCAGCAAAATTGTGGATGAAATGCTGGATAGTAATCTCACAGCCTGGAAAGAAAAATATTCCGGGTTGTCGTTGTCTACAGACGGGGGCTTGCGTACTCAGGCACAATTTGGTGAAAATTTTGGGGTTAATTTTCTAAAAGTTTTTCTACTGGTTACAGCCTTTTTTATGATCGCCTTCCGCTCGCTTTTCCAACCGTTCCTGGTCATGCTGGCGGTACCGTTTGGTTTTGTGGGTGCGGTGATCGGGCACCTGCTATTTGGAGCCGATATCAGTTTCTATTCGATGTTTGGTTTGCTCGCTTGTTCGGGCGTTGTGGTTAACGATAATCTGGTGTTGTTAGAGCGCATCAACACGCTGCGAGAACGCGGCGAGCCTCTCTTGGATGCGGTGATGAATGCGGGGGTTGATCGTTTTCGCCCTATTGTGCTTACCTCCATCACAACCTTTGTTGGCTTGATGCCGATTTTGGCGGAGCGTAGTATTCAGGCCGAATTTCTAAAACCGATGGTTATTTCGCTGTCTTTTGGTGTTGCCTTTTCATCGGTCGTTACCTTAATACTTGTTCCTTGCGGGTATTACAGTTGGGAGCAACTTATGGCCTATATTGCTCGCGTGCTTGGCAGGAGTAAATCGCACACCGAACCTGAAGTTTCAGGCAAAGTTCAGTAA
- a CDS encoding RND family efflux transporter MFP subunit, with protein sequence MNKKLIPLGLIALAGIGAITLLVLLKPKPQPAPLSIEKANVKVAVAPVEFQTVQLSVTAQGTVTPTREIDVIAEVSGRITSVEPVFEDGAFFNESQILLNIDASDYLSAVLNAKARVAEAQYRLSEEQGLSRQARREWRDLGNENANELFLRKPQLAAAKANLDSARGDLGKAQADLDSTRISVPFGGRIKETFVDLGEYVTEGTKLATVFDSSQVEIRLPLTEAQAALLDLPFSPRPLERQSLVTVRGSVAGESYEWNGVLARTDAYIDANSRMYVAVVEVEQPFSTGVPLLPGLFVDAEIEGKHMHNVVKLPRGALYQRDKLLMLDSDNKVSEKKVRVLRRTADFVWVKADIPEQTLIALEKQSLTPAGSIVDPLLAESSNQPVAADVQPTQEVVLSDKE encoded by the coding sequence ATGAACAAGAAGTTAATTCCCTTAGGATTAATCGCATTGGCTGGTATTGGCGCAATTACGCTTCTGGTATTGCTAAAACCCAAGCCGCAACCAGCGCCCCTCAGCATTGAAAAGGCTAATGTCAAAGTTGCTGTAGCGCCGGTAGAATTTCAAACCGTGCAACTCTCTGTTACTGCGCAGGGCACGGTTACCCCCACACGTGAAATCGATGTGATTGCTGAGGTCAGCGGTCGCATAACATCTGTTGAGCCCGTATTTGAAGATGGTGCTTTTTTTAATGAATCACAAATTTTATTAAACATCGATGCAAGCGATTATCTGTCTGCGGTATTGAACGCTAAGGCGCGTGTTGCAGAGGCGCAATACCGTCTTTCTGAAGAACAGGGCTTAAGTCGCCAAGCGCGCCGTGAGTGGCGGGATCTCGGTAATGAAAATGCCAACGAATTATTCTTACGCAAACCCCAGTTGGCAGCCGCTAAAGCAAATTTGGATTCAGCGCGCGGTGACTTGGGGAAAGCCCAAGCGGATCTCGACAGTACTCGCATAAGTGTGCCATTTGGGGGGCGAATAAAAGAAACGTTTGTAGATCTCGGCGAATACGTCACCGAGGGTACCAAGCTGGCGACGGTGTTTGATTCGTCTCAAGTAGAGATTCGTTTACCGCTTACCGAAGCTCAAGCCGCTTTACTCGATTTGCCGTTTTCGCCGCGCCCTTTGGAGCGTCAATCACTGGTTACCGTACGCGGCAGTGTGGCTGGGGAGTCGTATGAATGGAATGGTGTGCTGGCCCGCACCGATGCGTATATAGATGCGAACAGCCGCATGTATGTAGCTGTTGTTGAAGTGGAGCAGCCTTTTTCTACGGGCGTGCCGTTGCTGCCAGGCTTGTTTGTTGATGCCGAAATTGAAGGTAAACACATGCACAACGTGGTGAAACTGCCGCGCGGCGCGCTCTATCAACGTGACAAACTACTGATGCTGGACAGCGACAATAAAGTTTCAGAAAAAAAGGTAAGGGTTTTGCGTCGCACTGCCGATTTCGTTTGGGTTAAAGCGGATATACCTGAACAAACCTTGATAGCCCTGGAAAAACAATCCCTTACTCCTGCAGGTTCTATCGTCGACCCTTTATTAGCTGAAAGTTCAAACCAGCCAGTGGCCGCAGATGTGCAGCCCACTCAAGAAGTCGTGCTTAGCGACAAGGAGTAA
- a CDS encoding glutamyl-tRNA synthetase has translation MSVRTRIAPSPTGDPHVGTAYIALFNLCFARKHGGKFILRIEDTDQTRSTDESEQAILDSLRWLGLDWDEGPDVGGEYGPYRQSERKDIYAQYVQKLLDAGHAFKCYRTAEELDAMRATRKEAGIHSALKPSDLKLSDAEQAERESQGLPYVVRMMVPEEEGSCEVNDLLRGTMELDWSLVDAQILLKSDGMPTYHLANVVDDHLMGITHVIRGEEWINSAPKHILLYQYFDWQAPVLCHLPLLRNPDKTKLSKRKNPTSILYYQRAGFLPEALVNYLGRMGWSMPDESEKFSLQQMLEQFDIARVSLGGPIFDIDKLKWLNGLWIREDHSDEQLADTLATWLLNKQNLLAVIPHVKQRMETLSDFLPLVSFLASGKLAIAPDVFEANKLDLETQKKVLQFALWKLENLRTWERDAIFTELKSLADGLAIKLKDFLAPLFIAISGSTASFSVMDAMVLLGPDMSRARLREAVELLGGAGKKVLKRYEKEYAALTEAPLAG, from the coding sequence ATGTCTGTAAGAACCCGAATCGCACCCTCGCCGACAGGCGACCCTCATGTGGGAACGGCTTATATTGCGTTGTTCAACCTGTGTTTCGCGCGCAAGCATGGTGGTAAGTTTATATTGCGTATCGAAGATACCGATCAAACACGCTCTACCGACGAATCTGAGCAAGCTATTTTAGATTCCTTGCGCTGGTTGGGCTTGGACTGGGACGAAGGACCGGATGTTGGCGGTGAGTATGGGCCATACCGTCAAAGTGAACGCAAAGATATCTACGCACAGTATGTACAGAAACTGCTCGATGCTGGGCACGCGTTTAAATGCTATCGCACAGCCGAAGAATTGGATGCAATGCGAGCCACCCGTAAGGAAGCTGGCATTCATTCAGCACTCAAACCGTCAGACTTAAAATTAAGCGATGCAGAACAAGCTGAGCGGGAATCTCAGGGCTTGCCCTATGTGGTGAGAATGATGGTGCCAGAAGAAGAGGGCAGTTGTGAGGTTAACGACCTACTGCGCGGTACCATGGAGCTGGATTGGAGCCTGGTGGATGCGCAAATACTTTTAAAGTCCGATGGAATGCCCACATACCACCTAGCGAACGTGGTCGACGATCACCTAATGGGGATCACTCATGTGATTCGCGGCGAAGAATGGATCAATTCCGCCCCGAAACATATTCTCCTATACCAATATTTTGACTGGCAGGCACCTGTGTTGTGTCATCTGCCGTTATTGCGTAACCCCGACAAGACCAAGTTGAGTAAGCGTAAAAACCCCACCAGCATTCTGTACTATCAGCGTGCCGGATTTTTGCCGGAAGCGCTGGTGAACTACTTGGGTCGCATGGGGTGGTCGATGCCCGATGAAAGTGAAAAATTCAGTTTGCAGCAAATGCTCGAACAGTTCGACATCGCGCGGGTGTCGTTAGGCGGTCCGATTTTCGATATCGACAAATTGAAATGGCTCAACGGGCTCTGGATCAGGGAAGACCACAGCGATGAACAACTGGCAGACACCCTGGCTACTTGGCTGTTAAATAAGCAAAACCTTCTGGCGGTGATTCCACACGTAAAGCAACGCATGGAAACACTTAGCGATTTTCTGCCGCTGGTTTCCTTTCTGGCAAGTGGCAAGCTGGCGATAGCGCCAGACGTGTTTGAGGCCAACAAGCTCGACCTTGAAACACAGAAGAAGGTTTTGCAATTTGCACTTTGGAAGCTTGAAAACCTCCGTACCTGGGAACGGGATGCCATTTTTACAGAACTTAAGAGCCTGGCGGATGGCCTCGCGATAAAGCTCAAGGATTTTCTGGCACCACTCTTTATTGCGATTTCCGGCTCCACGGCAAGCTTTTCAGTGATGGATGCCATGGTGTTGCTCGGGCCCGACATGAGTCGGGCGAGACTGCGAGAAGCCGTGGAGCTGCTGGGTGGTGCAGGTAAAAAAGTGCTTAAGCGCTACGAGAAAGAATACGCAGCGCTCACCGAGGCACCGCTTGCAGGCTGA
- a CDS encoding nitroreductase: MTTELTELLLSRRSVPAAEMQEPGPTNEQLEVMLRCAHRVPDHKKLGPWRFIVIKGDARKTYGDLLAKIFKKQNDNASGKLVEFERNRFLRAPLVVAVVCSPVNNEKVPDIEQILSTGAACQNLLLAAASLGFGAQWLTEWYAYDKKFNKKIGLTKAEMIAGYIYIGSSNKKPDERPRPDLDSRIRTLSAD; the protein is encoded by the coding sequence ATGACTACCGAGCTAACCGAATTATTGTTAAGCCGCCGATCTGTTCCTGCTGCCGAAATGCAAGAGCCGGGCCCCACCAACGAGCAACTCGAAGTCATGTTGCGTTGTGCACACCGGGTTCCAGATCACAAAAAATTGGGGCCTTGGCGATTCATTGTCATCAAGGGAGATGCTCGCAAAACTTATGGCGATCTCCTGGCTAAAATTTTTAAAAAACAAAATGACAATGCCAGTGGCAAACTTGTTGAATTTGAGCGCAATCGCTTTTTGCGAGCTCCTTTGGTAGTTGCAGTAGTATGTTCACCGGTGAACAACGAAAAAGTACCTGACATTGAGCAGATTCTCTCTACAGGTGCGGCCTGCCAGAATCTACTTTTGGCAGCCGCTTCTTTGGGGTTTGGAGCACAGTGGCTAACCGAATGGTATGCCTACGATAAAAAATTCAACAAAAAAATAGGCCTTACCAAAGCCGAGATGATCGCTGGATACATCTACATTGGCTCCAGCAATAAAAAACCTGATGAGCGCCCAAGGCCAGATCTCGATTCCCGCATTCGCACATTGTCAGCGGATTAG
- a CDS encoding VIT1/CCC1 family predicted Fe2+/Mn2+ transporter, producing MLVKKKLKGNKHYSHRVGWLRAAVLGANDGIVSTASLIIGVAAAGTSELEILLAGFAGLVAGAMSMAAGEYVSVSSQADSENADLELERYHLRRDIDFERRELAQIYEKRGLEKSLATQVATQLMEFDALEAHARDELGIHRRNRARPLQAAFASAMAFVAGAVLPLLGAWLAPLPLLIAITGCCAIVFLALLGVVSAVLGGAPVVPSVLRVSFWGAVAMVISALAGTLFDIAVL from the coding sequence ATGCTTGTGAAAAAAAAGCTTAAAGGTAACAAACACTACTCACATCGCGTTGGTTGGTTACGCGCTGCGGTATTGGGTGCAAATGACGGCATTGTTTCAACCGCGAGTTTGATAATCGGGGTTGCTGCCGCAGGTACCTCAGAGCTGGAAATATTATTGGCGGGTTTTGCAGGTTTGGTTGCAGGGGCCATGTCGATGGCTGCAGGGGAATACGTTTCGGTAAGTTCACAAGCTGACAGCGAAAATGCGGATTTGGAATTAGAACGGTATCACTTAAGACGTGATATTGACTTCGAACGCCGCGAATTGGCGCAAATTTATGAAAAACGGGGTTTGGAAAAATCCTTAGCCACGCAAGTTGCCACACAATTGATGGAGTTTGATGCACTGGAAGCGCATGCACGTGATGAGTTGGGTATTCACCGCCGCAACCGGGCTCGCCCGCTGCAAGCCGCTTTCGCTTCGGCAATGGCGTTTGTGGCTGGTGCCGTATTGCCGTTGCTGGGAGCCTGGTTGGCACCCTTACCGTTGTTGATCGCTATCACAGGGTGCTGCGCAATTGTTTTTTTAGCGCTACTTGGAGTTGTGTCTGCGGTACTTGGTGGTGCCCCCGTCGTGCCCAGCGTACTTAGAGTCAGTTTTTGGGGCGCTGTCGCTATGGTGATTAGTGCCTTAGCCGGCACTTTGTTCGATATTGCAGTTTTGTGA
- a CDS encoding glycosyl transferase family 2 has protein sequence MPSNVTPLVTIVVPVFEAQAYLARCLDSLVAQTYRSLEILLIDDGSTDASLSICQSYADRDSRIKTVSLPNGGVSRVRNRGILGATGEFIAFVDSDDAISPHMYANLVACQQQYDADVVCCGYKQGNKKFAVSEQDIFWKGEYPIELIHSLEFSKNYGVVWNKLYRKSLIDDNAVQFPEGISFGEDMCFNVRYFKYVKRACLTKNCDYFYNPDNTSSLTRSPVSLEDSAYRFEQVVPLLIALDHNRNSPHCAEILARDFKFTSVYIFNLHRIANGAARRRAWQAVQGFYRNHKVTKGFVKPRLALLHYAVKNFPVAVLDVLFTCYFRLKDRHASPVFVQGILGYFLI, from the coding sequence ATGCCTTCAAACGTTACGCCGCTTGTCACAATTGTTGTTCCCGTTTTTGAAGCGCAGGCATATCTTGCGCGCTGTCTCGATAGCCTTGTTGCGCAAACCTATCGTAGCCTTGAAATCCTGCTTATAGACGATGGTTCTACTGACGCGAGCTTGAGCATATGCCAGTCTTACGCTGATCGTGATTCACGCATCAAAACAGTAAGTTTGCCGAATGGTGGCGTATCGCGCGTACGTAACCGGGGTATCCTTGGGGCAACTGGGGAATTTATAGCGTTTGTAGATAGTGACGATGCAATCTCGCCGCATATGTACGCGAATTTAGTGGCCTGCCAACAACAATATGATGCAGACGTGGTGTGTTGCGGATACAAACAAGGCAATAAGAAATTTGCGGTGAGTGAGCAGGATATATTTTGGAAGGGTGAGTACCCCATCGAATTGATTCACTCCCTGGAATTTTCCAAAAACTATGGTGTGGTTTGGAACAAACTGTATCGCAAGTCACTCATCGATGATAACGCTGTGCAGTTTCCTGAAGGCATTTCATTTGGGGAGGATATGTGTTTTAACGTGCGATATTTTAAATATGTTAAACGAGCCTGCCTTACCAAAAATTGCGACTATTTTTATAACCCAGACAATACATCATCGCTGACGCGTTCTCCGGTAAGCCTGGAAGATAGCGCTTATCGCTTTGAACAGGTAGTGCCATTACTAATAGCGCTGGATCACAATCGCAATAGTCCACATTGCGCAGAAATACTCGCTCGAGATTTCAAGTTTACCAGCGTATATATTTTCAATCTGCATCGCATAGCAAATGGTGCGGCGCGAAGGAGGGCGTGGCAGGCTGTTCAGGGCTTTTACCGAAACCACAAAGTGACCAAAGGCTTTGTTAAGCCACGCTTGGCATTGCTGCACTATGCGGTTAAAAATTTTCCCGTTGCTGTGTTAGATGTGTTGTTTACTTGCTATTTCCGTTTAAAAGACCGACATGCTTCGCCTGTATTTGTGCAGGGAATACTGGGCTATTTTTTAATTTAA
- a CDS encoding multiple antibiotic resistance protein has product MEHFVVAVTTFFATVGPLDVAAMFAALTARYQPKQARATALKGVSIATAILVLFALSGEWLLSQLGISIAALRAGGGILLLLIGIEMVFARSSGGTSATADEKQEASTREDLSVFPLATPLIAGPGSMGAAILLMANAEGHPWQQGAVLLALATIMLVTFLMLLVAAQIQKILGITGMHVVTRVFGVLLTALAVQFIFDGISSSGVFSGVH; this is encoded by the coding sequence ATGGAACACTTTGTGGTGGCCGTAACGACTTTTTTTGCAACAGTTGGCCCCCTGGATGTGGCGGCGATGTTCGCTGCGCTCACTGCCCGTTATCAACCTAAACAGGCAAGAGCCACTGCCTTGAAAGGCGTCTCAATCGCAACGGCCATTCTTGTACTATTTGCGCTTTCTGGAGAATGGCTACTGTCGCAATTGGGTATATCCATTGCCGCGTTACGGGCGGGTGGCGGAATTTTATTGCTGCTTATCGGTATCGAGATGGTGTTTGCACGAAGTTCCGGCGGCACATCTGCAACCGCCGATGAAAAGCAGGAAGCCAGTACTCGAGAAGATCTTTCGGTATTTCCGCTAGCAACGCCCTTGATTGCAGGGCCAGGTTCAATGGGCGCGGCGATTCTGCTCATGGCGAATGCCGAAGGGCACCCATGGCAGCAGGGCGCCGTGTTACTGGCCTTGGCAACAATCATGCTGGTGACTTTTCTGATGTTGTTAGTCGCTGCTCAAATTCAGAAAATTTTGGGTATTACAGGGATGCATGTGGTGACACGTGTCTTCGGGGTATTGCTAACTGCTCTGGCTGTGCAATTTATCTTTGATGGAATTTCCAGCAGCGGCGTGTTCTCAGGCGTACACTGA
- a CDS encoding EamA-like transporter family protein, translated as MPASDKKAIVFALLAVFCWSTVATAFKLALQQQSIYQLLMIANGVSLVTFAIALLSQKKLKQAVTHWPAMPTTLMLAVLNPVVYYVLLFAAYNQLPAQVAQPINYTWALSLTVLSVPLLGHRVTRRDSLALFLGYSGVVVVSFAGAASGLDVTGLGVLLAFLSTVIWALYWLLSARDSREPLIALFQNFLIALPLSFVVFMVFDGEVRLQTSALFTAIYIGIFEMGVAFIFWLLALKTVSRVSIISNLIFISPFISLFFIHKVLEETVSLGTLFGLVVLMAGLLLQRAQKVQAN; from the coding sequence GTGCCCGCCAGCGACAAAAAAGCCATTGTTTTTGCGTTGCTGGCGGTGTTTTGTTGGTCGACTGTCGCCACAGCCTTTAAATTGGCATTACAGCAACAGTCGATTTACCAGTTATTAATGATCGCAAATGGCGTTTCACTGGTAACTTTCGCAATTGCGCTTCTCTCCCAAAAAAAACTTAAGCAAGCTGTAACCCACTGGCCGGCCATGCCTACAACTTTGATGTTGGCCGTATTAAACCCGGTGGTTTACTATGTGCTTTTGTTCGCGGCCTACAACCAGCTTCCGGCGCAAGTGGCGCAACCCATTAATTACACCTGGGCACTTTCGTTAACTGTACTTTCTGTGCCCTTGCTCGGACATCGTGTTACGCGTCGAGACAGTCTTGCGCTGTTTTTGGGGTATTCAGGGGTTGTTGTTGTTTCATTTGCGGGGGCAGCTTCGGGTTTGGATGTCACCGGTTTGGGCGTGTTACTGGCGTTTTTAAGTACGGTGATTTGGGCATTGTATTGGTTGTTAAGCGCCCGCGATTCACGCGAACCACTTATTGCACTATTCCAAAACTTTTTAATCGCGTTACCCCTGTCGTTTGTTGTTTTTATGGTTTTCGATGGTGAAGTCCGTTTGCAAACGTCGGCACTATTTACAGCAATTTATATCGGTATATTTGAAATGGGCGTAGCATTTATTTTTTGGTTATTGGCGCTTAAAACAGTGTCGCGTGTTTCGATCATCTCTAATCTCATTTTTATTTCACCCTTTATTTCTCTGTTTTTCATTCATAAAGTACTTGAAGAAACGGTTTCGCTTGGAACCCTGTTTGGTCTGGTGGTTTTAATGGCGGGCCTCTTATTGCAGCGCGCCCAGAAAGTGCAGGCAAATTAA
- a CDS encoding starvation-inducible DNA-binding protein: MSQIDIGISSENRIAIAEGLKKLLADSYTLYLQTHNFHWNVTGPQFRELHLMFEEHYNELALAVDEIAERIRTLDVPAPGTYKAFAELASIKEVEGVPEAGQMVEILTGGHEQVVKTCREVLVLAQDAADESTASLVSDRMRIHEKTAWMLRATV, encoded by the coding sequence ATGAGTCAGATTGACATTGGTATTTCATCCGAAAACCGTATCGCGATTGCTGAGGGTCTTAAAAAACTGTTGGCAGATTCCTACACCCTGTATTTGCAGACCCACAATTTCCACTGGAATGTTACCGGGCCACAATTCAGGGAACTACACCTGATGTTTGAAGAGCATTACAACGAGTTGGCCCTGGCTGTCGACGAAATCGCTGAGCGAATTCGTACCCTGGATGTTCCTGCACCTGGTACCTACAAAGCGTTTGCTGAGCTTGCTTCTATCAAGGAAGTGGAAGGCGTTCCTGAGGCGGGTCAAATGGTGGAAATTCTAACAGGTGGTCACGAACAGGTAGTGAAAACCTGTCGCGAAGTACTGGTGCTTGCCCAAGATGCAGCTGATGAATCCACTGCATCGCTGGTGTCAGACCGTATGCGAATTCACGAAAAAACTGCCTGGATGTTGCGCGCAACTGTATAG